In Sphingobacterium thalpophilum, a genomic segment contains:
- a CDS encoding dicarboxylate/amino acid:cation symporter, which produces MKYSAKTFIHNYGSILLLLLGISIGSLIGIFFPHIVNNLKPIGDIFLNLLFVSVIPLVFFAISSSVANINGDSVLGRIIGMMSFVFVLGIVVAGLSSICFLYLFPVDAPLAIEQTNKIMETVVHDSWGEKMVRFLTVSEFSSLLSRQNMLAFVIFSFLVGIATRKSGASAETFRKFINSGNVVMGNLLVMVMNLAPIGLGAYFAYQVGTLGPQLFGFYAKPIGLYYFFGIFYFFTVFSLFAFFAFGLKGIKRYWQNNILPSLTALSSCSSLATMPANLLAAKQIGIPDSVASVVIPLGTTLHKHGSAIACIFKIYIALLLSGKEFFDPANLIMAVGITLLVSIVAGGIPNGGYIGEMLIISVYQMPTEVIPSIMIIATLVDPLATMLNATGDTVAAMLTTRLIGQKLADPIPENPG; this is translated from the coding sequence TCTTTCCGCATATCGTCAACAATCTTAAACCGATCGGTGACATTTTCCTAAACCTCCTCTTTGTCAGCGTTATACCATTGGTGTTTTTTGCCATATCCTCATCTGTTGCGAATATCAATGGCGACAGTGTACTGGGAAGGATCATCGGCATGATGTCCTTCGTATTTGTACTGGGTATTGTCGTCGCCGGACTGTCAAGCATCTGCTTCCTTTACCTCTTTCCAGTAGATGCTCCACTGGCTATTGAACAAACAAACAAAATCATGGAAACAGTTGTTCATGATTCTTGGGGTGAAAAAATGGTCCGCTTTTTAACCGTTAGCGAATTTTCAAGTTTATTATCACGACAAAATATGCTGGCCTTTGTCATCTTTTCGTTCCTCGTTGGCATTGCTACGCGCAAATCAGGGGCATCTGCAGAGACCTTCCGTAAATTTATAAACTCGGGCAATGTTGTGATGGGAAATCTGCTCGTGATGGTCATGAACCTCGCTCCCATTGGTTTGGGAGCATATTTTGCCTATCAGGTTGGAACACTAGGCCCTCAGCTCTTTGGTTTTTATGCCAAACCTATCGGTCTATATTACTTTTTTGGAATCTTCTATTTTTTCACGGTATTCAGTTTATTCGCTTTTTTTGCATTCGGGCTAAAGGGAATTAAACGTTACTGGCAAAATAACATATTGCCTTCCTTGACCGCATTGAGCAGCTGCAGTAGCCTCGCCACCATGCCAGCCAACTTACTTGCAGCCAAGCAAATTGGAATCCCGGACAGCGTCGCTAGTGTCGTCATTCCCCTAGGCACAACATTGCACAAGCATGGATCCGCGATCGCCTGTATCTTTAAAATCTATATCGCACTTTTATTAAGCGGAAAGGAATTTTTTGATCCAGCCAATCTGATTATGGCGGTTGGCATTACTTTACTGGTGAGCATCGTAGCCGGAGGTATTCCTAATGGTGGCTACATCGGAGAAATGCTGATCATATCGGTTTATCAGATGCCAACGGAGGTGATTCCTTCCATTATGATCATAGCAACCCTCGTCGATCCCCTGGCAACAATGCTCAATGCTACTGGAGATACCGTGGCCGCTATGCTCACCACCAGATTGATCGGGCAAAAACTGGCTGACCCTATTCCCGAAAACCCAGGTTAA